One window of Camelina sativa cultivar DH55 chromosome 4, Cs, whole genome shotgun sequence genomic DNA carries:
- the LOC104780800 gene encoding bZIP transcription factor 11-like, with protein MMSTISPVFSAEPSLATFVPAFETGFTPWDISHLFSVFDSSLDPIQSPAHDFASVNRTSSDVAPTEENTHERKKKRKLSNRESAKRSREKKQKHLEEMSIQLNQLKTQNHELTNQLRYVSYHCQRTNTENERLRLENRILQDKLLNIRQVLMFRQIERSLNCSTWPCDNSTVVTVQQDPSMIY; from the coding sequence ATGATGTCTACTATTTCTCCGGTTTTCTCAGCTGAACCGAGTCTAGCAACCTTTGTCCCAGCTTTCGAAACCGGTTTCACCCCATGGGACATTTCACACCTCTTCTCGGTCTTTGACTCATCATTGGATCCAATACAGAGTCCGGCCCATGATTTTGCTTCTGTAAACCGGACCAGCTCAGACGTTGCTCCGACGGAGGAGAATACCCATGAACGTAAAAAGAAACGGAAATTATCGAACCGGGAATCGGCTAAACgatcaagagagaagaaacaaaagcacTTGGAGGAGATGAGTATCCAGCTAAACCAGCTTAAAACTCAGAACCACGAATTGACGAACCAGCTCCGGTACGTTTCGTACCATTGTCAACGAACAAACACGGAGAATGAACGTCTGCGTTTGGAGAACCGTATTCTCCAAGATAAGTTGTTGAACATCAGACAAGTTTTGATGTTTCGTCAGATCGAACGAAGCTTAAACTGTTCCACTTGGCCATGCGACAACAGTACTGTTGTTACCGTCCAACAGGATCCGTCGATGATATACTAA
- the LOC104780802 gene encoding phytosulfokines 3-like: MAKFTTIFIIALLLCSTLTYAARLTPTATTASSRENSVKEIEGDMVEEESCNGIGEEECFIRRSLVVHTDYIYTQNHKP, encoded by the exons ATGGCTAAGTTCACAACCATTTTCATCATCGCTCTCTTGCTTTGCTCTACGTTAACCTACGCAGCCAGGCTGACTCCCACGGCAACCACCGCTTCATCCAGAGAAAACTCCGTCAAG GAAATTGAGGGGGacatggttgaagaagaaagctgcaacggaattggagaagaagaatgctTTATAAGACGATCCCTTGTGGTGCACACCGATTATATTTACACTCAGAATCACAAGccttag
- the LOC104780803 gene encoding protein PHLOEM PROTEIN 2-LIKE A10-like — protein MDKLGVLSKKRSYFDFALKNKKWILLAVSGYAAFRVYHSPSVTQKRKRISKLFSLLLNLVEAASDSAEAVSVISKDLTEFLRSDSDQIPNSFKQISKIAKSDELNSSLIRFTQAMTVGLIRGIDDDDGSGSGFTNRVLDKLFTKSGSGFASAIVGSFARNLVVAFYSSSSSGCGGGSPKLFDAICSDDGRRLIGDCVQRFVTTAVSVYLDKTSDVNVFDDLFAGLTNPKHEDKVKQTLVTVCNNAVETFVRASRKPVQLNRCQDSSQSLTVGSTKQQTTWIDRVSSSLSVPSNRKYVVDLTGRVTFETVRSLLEVLIERANGKVESYVEKVRERGNETRRFVRVKTSLLHSLCLSLCLQIVEAPWILTPRN, from the coding sequence ATGGATAAACTAGGAGTGTTGAGCAAAAAAAGGAGCTATTTTGATTTTGCTCTCAAGAACAAAAAGTGGATTTTGTTAGCAGTTTCTGGTTATGCTGCTTTCAGGGTTTATCATTCTCCTTCAGTCACCCAGAAAAGGAAACGTATCTCTaagctcttctctcttcttctcaacctcGTCGAAGCTGCTTCTGACTCAGCCGAAGCCGTTAGCGTCATCTCCAAGGATCTCACTGAGTTTCTCAGATCCGATTCAGATCAAATCCCAAACAGTTTCAAACAGATTTCGAAGATCGCCAAGTCCGATGAGCTCAACTCTTCTTTGATCAGATTCACACAAGCTATGACCGTTGGATTGATCCGtggaattgatgatgatgatggatccGGGTCGGGTTTTACGAATCGGGTTTTGGATAAGCTGTTTACGAAATCCGGGTCGGGTTTTGCTTCCGCGATCGTTGGTAGCTTTGCGAGGAACTTGGTCGTCGcgttttattcttcttcctctagcgGCTGCGGGGGTGGATCTCCGAAATTGTTTGACGCGATTTGTTCCGATGATGGGAGGAGATTGATCGGCGATTGCGTTCAGCGTTTCGTGACTACTGCGGTTTCGGTTTATCTCGATAAGACGAGTGATGTCAACGTTTTCGACGATTTGTTCGCCGGTTTAACTAATCCGAAACACGAAGATAAGGTTAAGCAAACGCTAGTGACGGTTTGTAATAACGCGGTCGAAACGTTTGTGAGAGCGTCGCGAAAACCGGTTCAGTTGAACCGGTGTCAGGATTCATCTCAATCGCTGACCGTTGGATCAACGAAACAACAGACCACGTGGATCGATCGGGTATCGTCGTCGTTATCGGTACCGAGTAACCGGAAATACGTGGTGGATTTAACCGGGAGGGTAACGTTTGAGACGGTTAGATCGTTGTTAGAAGTGTTGATCGAGAGAGCGAATGGTAAAGTAGAGAGTTACGTggagaaagtgagagagagagggaatgAAACGAGGAGATTTGTGAGAGTTAAGACATCACTACTTCATAGTTTATGTTTGTCTTTGTGTTTACAGATTGTTGAAGCTCCATGGATCCTGACTCCAAGAAACTGA
- the LOC104780804 gene encoding uncharacterized protein LOC104780804, translating to MAWFARSIANSLKMDEDEDDENETTKAKSIEDSGSDQPSSSPSLLQTQSPRGVKEDISELTKTFRSQLWGVASFLAPPPPSSSSSSSDTADHVEETRKSSDLAEGDEDLIAGIRNDFVEIGGRFRTGISKLSGNLPVSEFTKMASNFLQLGSEGTDSKDRDVAVGDAIGVTEEVVVFARDLAMHPETWLDFPFPDEDDNFDDFDMTDAQFDHALAVENLASNLAALRIELCPAYMSEYCFWRIYFVLVHPIFSKHDALILSTPQVLESRALLSHELLHKRNKSPVVVQESGDTEAASANVEPLSLPTNPAPKSEPEPEPVKTIAVETIHSSETSEFETEKHTVESKDVQVVDKPVIEERPAAALHDKPVQSPVTGSSPRVIDVQVDDDDDVDDWLKDEDNAGTVSTATVTNHLVQDEDEDVTFSDLEEDDDDVPVSYKK from the exons ATGGCATGGTTTGCTAGATCCATTGCAAATTCTCTGAAGAtggatgaggatgaagatgatgaaaacgAAACGACGAAGGCCAAATCGATTGAAGATTCCGGTTCAGATCAACCGTCTTCTTCACCATCGTTGTTGCAAACACAGTCTCCACGAGGCGTGAAGGAAGACATCTCCGAACTCACCAAGACCTTCAGAAGTCAGCTATGGGGTGTTGCTTCTTTCCTCGCACCACCACcgccttcttcctcttcttcttcttccgatacGGCGGATCATGTTGAGGAGACTCGGAAGTCATCGGATCTCGCGGAGGGTGATGAGGATCTGATTGCTGGGATTAGGAACGATTTCGTGGAGATCGGAGGTAGATTTAGGACCGGGATCTCGAAACTCTCTGGGAACTTACCTGTATCGGAATTTACGAAGATGGCTTCTAATTTCTTGCAATTGGGATCGGAAGGTACTGATTCGAAGGATCGTGATGTTGCTGTTGGAGATGCGATTGGTGTGACTGAGGAAGTAGTTGTGTTCGCTAGAGATCTTGCGATGCATCCTGAGACATGGCTTGATTTCCCTTTTCCTGATGAGGATGATAACTTTGATG ACTTTGATATGACTGATGCTCAATTTGACCATGCGCTGGCCGTGGAAAACCTTGCATCGAATCTGGCTGCGTTGAGGATTGAGCTTTGCCCTGCATACATGAGCGAGTATTGCTTCTGGAGGATTTACTTTGTACTTGTGCATCCTATTTTCAGCAAACATGATGCCTTGATTCTCTCAACTCCTCAG GTACTTGAATCAAGAGCACTATTATCTCACGAGCTGCTgcataagagaaacaaaagtcCAGTAGTGGTGCAAGAGAGTGGTGATACAGAAGCTGCTAGTGCGAATGTGGAACCTCTTTCTCTACCTACTAATCCTGCACCCAAATCAGAACCAGAGCCAGAACCTGTCAAGACCATCGCTGTCGAGACAATACATTCGAGTGAGACGTCTGAGTTTGAGACAGAGAAGCACACAGTCGAGAGCAAGGATGTACAAGTTGTCGACAAGCCTGTCATCGAAGAAAGACCAGCAGCAGCGCTTCATGACAAGCCGGTGCAGAGCCCAGTCACTGGTTCTTCACCTAGAGTAATTGATGTCcaagtggatgatgatgatgatgttgatgattgGTTGAAGGATGAAGATAATGCAGGAACTGTTAGCACCGCCACCGTCACCAACCATCTTGTGcaggatgaggatgaagatgtaACCTTCAGTGATcttgaagaagacgacgatgacGTGCCTGTGAGTTACAAGAAATGA
- the LOC104780806 gene encoding U-box domain-containing protein 30-like has translation MPMFQPLKRDGLIGFEGGGDGQVLDLDTAVKDGVLGGVNGGGGVDEKLDLKTMVKELDLQDIPSVFICPISLEPMQDPVTLCTGQTYERSNIHKWFNLGHLTCPTTMQELWDDTVTPNKTLHHLIYTWFSQKYVLMKKRSEDVQGRAIEVLGTLKKAKGQARVHALSELKQIVVAHLMARKTVVEEGGVSVISSLLGPFTSHAVGSEVVAILVSLDLDSDSKSGLMQPAKVSLIVDMLNDGSNETKINCARLIKGLVEEKGFRAELVSSHSLLVGLMRLVKDKRHRNGVSPALGLLKPISVHKQVRSLMVSIGAVPQLVDILPSLDPECLESALFILDALSSDMEGRVAVKDSANTIPYTVRVLMRVSENCTNYALSILWSVCKLAPEECSPRAVEVGLAAKLLLVIQSGCDAALKQRSAELLKLCSLHYSDTMFISKCKLTRTIQ, from the coding sequence ATGCCGATGTTTCAGCCGTTAAAGAGAGATGGGTTAATTGGATTTGAAGGTGGTGGTGATGGGCAAGTCTTAGATCTGGATACTGCTGTGAAAGATGGAGTTCTCGGTGGTGttaatggtggtggtggtgttgatGAGAAATTGGATCTGAAGACCATGGTTAAGGAGCTAGATTTACAAGATATACCTTCTGTTTTCATTTGTCCCATCTCCTTAGAGCCGATGCAAGATCCTGTGACCTTGTGTACTGGTCAAACCTACGAAAGGTCCAACATTCACAAATGGTTCAACCTAGGTCACTTGACTTGTCCCACTACAATGCAGGAGCTTTGGGATGATACGGTTACTCCTAACAAAACTCTTCACCATCTCATCTACACTTGGTTCTCTCAGAAGTATGTGTTGATGAAGAAACGCTCCGAGGATGTGCAAGGACGAGCTATTGAGGTTTTGGGTACTTTGAAGAAAGCTAAAGGTCAAGCTAGGGTTCATGCGTTGAGTGAGCTTAAGCAGATTGTTGTGGCTCATCTTATGGCCAGGAAGACTGTTGTTGAAGAAGGTGGTGTCTCtgtcatctcttctcttttaggTCCTTTCACTTCTCATGCTGTTGGATCTGAGGTTGTTGCGATTCTTGTGAGTCTTGATCTTGATTCCGATTCTAAATCAGGGTTGATGCAACCTGCTAAGGTTTCTTTGATTGTTGATATGTTGAATGATGGATCCAATGAGACCAAAATCAATTGCGCGAGGTTGATTAAGGGATTGGTGGAAGAGAAAGGGTTTAGAGCTGAGCTGGTCTCGAGCCATAGTTTGCTTGTTGGGTTAATGAGACTGGTTAAGGATAAGAGACATAGAAATGGAGTCTCCCCTGCACTTGGTTTGCTTAAACCAATCTCTGTTCACAAACAAGTTCGAAGCTTGATGGTTAGCATTGGAGCAGTGCCTCAATTAGTCGATATCTTACCGTCTTTAGACCCGGAGTGTTTGGAATCAGCTCTTTTTATTCTTGATGCTTTGAGTTCAGACATGGAAGGAAGAGTTGCTGTCAAAGACTCTGCAAACACCATACCTTATACCGTTAGGGTACTGATGAGGGTGTCTGAGAATTGCACTAACTACGCGCTGTCTATTCTTTGGTCTGTCTGCAAATTAGCTCCTGAAGAGTGTTCGCCTCGTGCTGTTGAGGTTGGTCTTGCTGCTAAGCTGTTACTCGTGATCCAGAGCGGGTGTGATGCAGCGTTGAAGCAGCGGTCAGCGGAGCTACTCAAGCTCTGTAGTTTACATTATTCAGACACCATGTTTATTTCCAAATGCAAACTCACAAGGACGATTCAATAG
- the LOC104780807 gene encoding uncharacterized protein LOC104780807: MKGKGKEKENSLLWLVKAPFRLLIMARNAYIRSITSCSGVGIFTGGGSSGFGQGQLPGNFQIPEAPSTALPRCFTLTSTADDDQGCLSLTSVGQPKMATRRSVWLDHRRNFRCVAMMRRIDEEIPLDDEFQEEDSFLDFGIYEIVT; encoded by the coding sequence ATGAAAGGGAAAggcaaagagaaagagaacagtCTCTTATGGCTGGTGAAGGCTCCTTTCCGGTTATTGATCATGGCACGTAACGCCTACATTCGTAGCATTACGTCATGCTCCGGCGTTGGAATCTTTACCGGCGGTGGATCCTCTGGTTTTGGTCAAGGTCAACTTCCTGGAAACTTTCAAATCCCCGAAGCACCTAGCACAGCTCTCCCTCGGTGCTTTACCTTGACGTCAACGGCAGATGATGATCAAGGCTGTCTGAGTCTGACAAGTGTTGGACAGCCTAAGATGGCAACGAGACGGTCGGTGTGGTTGGATCATCGGAGGAACTTTAGATGTGTTGCTATGATGCGAAGAATCGATGAGGAGATTCCTTTAGATGATGAGTTCCAAGAAGAAGACTCATTTCTCGATTTTGGTATATACGAGAttgttacttaa